In Chitinivibrionales bacterium, one genomic interval encodes:
- a CDS encoding MotA/TolQ/ExbB proton channel family protein, whose protein sequence is MEFIVKLLNAFNPRSDAFLFMWAILVTGVFSISVIIERFIYLQSKSSFRPVMFIKDILSNIQKDDIPTALKACDKNKSMALSGVIKAGLEEANTGAERIRNAIDEAMLKIIPLLEKRTGYLAVIGNVATLMGLLGTVYGLIMSFAAVGRPGIDAAQKSELLASGIATAMNSTFTGLSVAIASIMVYAFLKSKTQKIIDELDEYSVRVLNSLIEKSFKTHKYHISATQLKEGVGLHVTHNNIKIFTDNKLIKEINI, encoded by the coding sequence ATGGAATTCATTGTGAAACTGTTGAACGCTTTCAACCCGCGGTCGGACGCATTCCTCTTCATGTGGGCAATTTTAGTGACGGGCGTGTTCAGCATTTCCGTCATCATTGAACGTTTCATCTATTTGCAGTCCAAATCTTCATTCCGGCCCGTGATGTTCATTAAGGACATCCTGAGCAACATCCAGAAAGACGACATTCCCACGGCGCTCAAGGCCTGCGACAAAAACAAGAGCATGGCGCTTTCCGGAGTCATCAAGGCCGGATTAGAGGAGGCCAACACCGGGGCGGAGCGTATACGCAACGCCATTGACGAGGCAATGCTTAAGATCATTCCGCTGCTGGAAAAACGGACCGGATACCTTGCCGTGATCGGCAACGTTGCCACCCTCATGGGGCTCCTCGGAACGGTGTATGGCCTCATCATGTCGTTTGCCGCGGTGGGACGTCCCGGCATCGACGCCGCCCAGAAGTCCGAACTGCTTGCGTCCGGCATCGCCACCGCCATGAACTCGACCTTTACCGGACTGTCGGTCGCCATCGCCTCCATCATGGTATACGCGTTCCTCAAGTCCAAGACGCAGAAGATCATCGACGAGCTTGACGAATATTCGGTGCGCGTGCTCAATTCGCTCATCGAGAAATCGTTCAAGACGCACAAATATCATATCAGCGCGACACAGCTCAAGGAAGGGGTGGGGCTTCACGTGACGCACAACAACATCAAGATTTTCACGGACAATAAGCTGATAAAGGAAATAAATATCTGA
- a CDS encoding MotA/TolQ/ExbB proton channel family protein, translating to MWMLLALGVTAVVITIERWLDINRRTDYDAASLFGRIKRLIEEKNLTEAYRICTSGGHRALPRILGAGIKKVEVEPHLVEGAMGEESTHMAAAMEKRLPLLVMFSNVSTLLGLLGTVFGLIMSFAAVGKPGVAAVEKSSLLAAGISAAMNSTLVGLSISVPCILAFAFLRARVDIALVEIDRYAVAILNQLNPPTDSQKKLNSLIRRSGDEEVADTDVTPMLNLMVMLIPFLLTSSEFVKMGTIELKLPESSQGGAGGGGGEENLQNVKLELGVVITAKGFNLFHYYNQAEKASAANQTLGEKAADIPLVNGEYNYTELNNKLAEVKRKVLYEIVRQYDPTLPPDASLFKLYEAFVSKNLSGTTVFADNEDIKLVGEDKVQYKTVVAVMDAARGTHTPEGNVTMFPNVSIAGGIIQ from the coding sequence ATGTGGATGCTTTTAGCGCTGGGAGTGACGGCCGTCGTCATCACCATTGAGCGGTGGCTCGACATCAACCGCCGCACCGATTACGATGCCGCCTCGCTGTTCGGGCGAATCAAGAGGCTCATTGAGGAAAAAAACCTCACCGAGGCATACCGCATTTGCACCTCGGGCGGGCACCGAGCGCTGCCGCGCATCCTCGGCGCGGGCATCAAGAAGGTCGAGGTGGAGCCGCATCTTGTGGAGGGCGCCATGGGCGAGGAGTCAACCCATATGGCGGCCGCCATGGAAAAACGCCTCCCGCTGCTCGTCATGTTCAGCAACGTGTCGACGCTGCTCGGGCTATTGGGCACCGTGTTCGGCCTCATCATGTCGTTTGCCGCCGTGGGAAAACCAGGCGTGGCCGCCGTTGAGAAATCATCGCTGCTCGCGGCGGGAATTTCGGCCGCCATGAACTCGACGCTGGTGGGACTTTCGATCAGCGTGCCCTGTATTCTTGCTTTTGCGTTTCTGCGCGCCCGCGTTGACATCGCGCTCGTGGAAATAGACCGTTACGCGGTCGCCATCCTCAACCAGCTCAACCCGCCCACGGACTCACAGAAGAAACTCAATTCGCTCATCCGGCGTTCCGGCGACGAGGAAGTGGCCGACACCGACGTGACGCCCATGCTCAACCTCATGGTGATGCTCATTCCGTTCCTGCTCACCTCCTCCGAATTTGTCAAGATGGGGACCATAGAGCTCAAGCTGCCCGAGTCTTCACAGGGCGGAGCGGGCGGCGGCGGGGGCGAAGAAAACCTGCAGAACGTCAAGCTCGAGCTCGGCGTGGTGATAACCGCGAAAGGGTTTAACCTGTTCCACTATTACAACCAGGCCGAGAAGGCGTCCGCGGCAAACCAGACCCTCGGCGAGAAGGCGGCCGATATCCCGCTTGTCAACGGTGAATACAACTATACGGAGCTCAACAACAAGCTGGCGGAGGTGAAGCGCAAAGTGCTGTACGAAATCGTGCGGCAGTATGATCCTACCCTGCCGCCCGACGCATCGCTCTTTAAGCTGTACGAGGCATTCGTGTCGAAAAACCTTTCGGGAACCACGGTGTTCGCCGACAACGAGGACATCAAGCTTGTGGGCGAGGACAAGGTGCAGTATAAGACCGTGGTGGCGGTGATGGATGCCGCGCGGGGTACGCACACGCCCGAAGGCAACGTCACCATGTTTCCGAATGTGTCAATCGCGGGAGGAATCATACAATAA
- a CDS encoding biopolymer transporter ExbD — protein sequence MSQQSVRRKHRKRSEGTVKLNITSMIDMFTLMVVFLLKNYSAQGQLVTPANNLMLPSSSIEKNAAEALSVKVSQTNIMVENTIVIDEKGYQAVLAQKDFLIEPLYNVLKKYCDEAKKSSEMFKTEFSGKISIQGDVAIPYNMLTRIMYTCGQAGYPVMNLVVYRKA from the coding sequence ATGTCACAGCAATCCGTACGGAGAAAACACAGAAAACGCAGCGAGGGCACGGTGAAGCTCAACATCACCTCGATGATCGACATGTTCACCCTCATGGTGGTGTTCCTGCTCAAGAATTATTCGGCGCAGGGACAGCTCGTTACGCCGGCGAACAATCTCATGCTCCCCTCGTCGTCCATCGAAAAAAACGCGGCCGAGGCGCTTTCGGTCAAGGTGTCCCAGACCAACATCATGGTCGAGAACACCATCGTCATCGACGAAAAAGGGTACCAGGCTGTGCTGGCGCAAAAGGATTTCCTCATTGAACCCCTGTACAATGTGCTGAAAAAGTACTGCGACGAGGCGAAAAAGTCGTCGGAGATGTTCAAAACGGAATTTTCGGGCAAGATATCCATCCAGGGGGACGTCGCGATTCCGTATAACATGCTGACCAGGATCATGTACACCTGCGGGCAGGCGGGCTATCCGGTCATGAACCTTGTGGTTTACAGGAAGGCATAA
- a CDS encoding AgmX/PglI C-terminal domain-containing protein — MANIGKSGLFYIQNSGEISLAGFPKDLRRGLLSRIEPRFMIIFSSLLFFAFSTVLILSFVKVSETVSEKEIVKIQERYAQLVLNQPKAKPPETKAATKAKTAEKGKSAAEAAKEEAKVDREKETFVARKERQVATAAQRQAVREKVAAAVQTAGIFAAITASAGGGKGGHSSGGSVTDLLGAAGDGIGDLGSIKVSKGTFATRGNIDVAELKARRGTVTSGVDIARESVGRANAQRLSSAGSVNITSTPPEITGETGGAEARSQASIQKVITLEQQRIKRVYENWLKRDPTLSGSLKVKFTIMPDGSVSNVSVIASTTKNSEFDDAIVRYIKRWAFLPVQGGGPVEVVVPFALEAQT; from the coding sequence ATGGCGAACATCGGCAAGTCGGGCCTTTTTTACATACAAAATTCGGGCGAGATCTCTCTCGCGGGGTTTCCGAAGGATCTCCGCAGGGGCCTGTTGTCCCGGATCGAGCCCCGATTCATGATCATCTTCAGCTCGCTTCTGTTTTTTGCCTTCAGCACGGTGTTGATTCTCTCTTTTGTCAAGGTATCCGAAACGGTGAGCGAAAAGGAGATTGTAAAAATACAGGAACGGTATGCGCAACTCGTGCTGAACCAGCCCAAGGCCAAGCCGCCCGAAACAAAGGCGGCGACAAAAGCAAAAACGGCCGAAAAAGGAAAATCCGCGGCGGAGGCGGCGAAAGAGGAGGCGAAGGTCGACCGTGAAAAGGAGACCTTCGTGGCTCGCAAGGAGCGGCAGGTGGCGACCGCGGCGCAGCGCCAGGCCGTGCGCGAGAAAGTGGCGGCCGCGGTCCAGACCGCGGGAATTTTTGCCGCCATCACCGCTTCGGCGGGAGGCGGAAAAGGCGGCCATTCATCCGGTGGGAGCGTCACCGACCTGCTCGGCGCGGCGGGCGACGGCATCGGCGACCTGGGGAGCATAAAGGTCTCAAAAGGGACGTTCGCCACGCGGGGTAACATTGATGTGGCCGAACTCAAGGCGCGCCGCGGCACCGTGACGTCGGGCGTTGACATCGCGCGCGAAAGCGTGGGCCGGGCCAACGCGCAGCGTCTCTCCTCAGCGGGGAGCGTCAACATCACATCGACGCCGCCCGAGATCACGGGAGAAACGGGCGGTGCGGAGGCGAGAAGTCAGGCATCAATCCAGAAGGTCATCACCCTTGAACAGCAGCGTATCAAGCGCGTCTATGAAAACTGGCTCAAGAGGGATCCGACGCTTTCGGGCTCGCTCAAGGTTAAGTTCACCATCATGCCCGACGGCAGCGTGTCGAACGTAAGCGTTATCGCTTCTACTACCAAGAACTCCGAATTTGACGACGCGATCGTGCGGTATATTAAGCGCTGGGCGTTCCTGCCGGTCCAAGGCGGCGGTCCGGTGGAAGTCGTGGTTCCGTTTGCCTTGGAGGCGCAGACCTGA
- a CDS encoding PilZ domain-containing protein has protein sequence MKDRASERIEFVNVNGSQVPALFDLSKTGVCCFSAKKLDKGAVASLTINKLSIKARVIYSQDRLDGFRVGMQFIEVTPQQQETLNDLVDKFSRGVPLSCTIEG, from the coding sequence ATGAAGGACAGGGCCAGTGAACGTATCGAATTTGTCAATGTGAACGGGTCACAGGTGCCGGCGCTTTTTGACCTCAGCAAGACCGGTGTATGTTGCTTCAGCGCGAAGAAACTGGACAAGGGGGCCGTCGCTTCCCTCACCATCAACAAACTTTCAATCAAGGCGAGGGTCATTTACAGCCAGGACCGTCTCGACGGCTTTAGGGTCGGCATGCAATTCATTGAAGTGACCCCGCAGCAGCAGGAAACCCTTAACGATTTGGTGGATAAATTTTCCCGCGGAGTTCCGCTTTCCTGTACCATTGAAGGGTGA
- the secA gene encoding preprotein translocase subunit SecA → MLILRVLETVFGSKQNRDMKKLRPVVAKVNSFREAMVSLTDDQLKAKTVEFKERLSKGETLDDILPEAYAVCREATHRVLGEGRTVFDPVFKKEIPFMAHFDVQVMGAIVLHQGKISEMKTGEGKTQVAAMAAYLNALSGKGVHVVTVNDYLAKRDSEWMGKIHTFLGLTVGCLDKTEPGTPERRLAYECDITYGTNNEYGFDYLRDNMASSPSQLVQRELNFAIIDEVDNILIDEARTPLIISGPVTKSNREYEELKPRVERLVNAQAQLIQKTINEIEQLVGKEGKEYELGYKLFVVKRGAPKNKKLIKLLKEEGVSAYMKQVETDYLREKKLYEIDEELFYTIDESGHSAEMTEKGRALVSQSNPDFFIVPDLSDLIHKIDTDAALTPLEKSEKRDEVHRMHAERSERIHCVSQLLRAYSLFELDVDYVVQDDQILIVDEFTGRILHGRRWSEGLHQAVEAKEGVKVAGENQTLATITFQNFFKMYTKISGMTGTAITEAGEFNEIYKLDVVTVPTYRPMRRDDFEDEIYRTHREKYAAVVKDITELHEKGRPVLVGTTSIEKSELLSKLLLRAGIQHEVLNAKQHAKEAQIVAQAGRKGAVTIATNMAGRGTDIVLGGNFEALANNELFKEGIAIDDLTLEEKRRRFAKLHKELEEEHSKVVEAGGLHIVGTERHEARRIDNQLRGRSGRQGDPGSSKFYLSLDDDLMRIFGSERIARIMDRLGAQEGEVISHPFVTRAIGNAQKRVEARNFEIRKHLKEYDDVMNLQRKEIYGLRQRILKGEDIKEEILDQLAGTLEDIIYKHTGDGKHPESWNLHDLDKELQTSMGVTFLPAESAPPPSSQDTLFDEIWKLVKARYEDKEQRLTPQIMRQFERGVCLMVIDNLWKDHLYEMDHLKGGVQYRAYGQKNPLYEYQKEGMKMFEELRASIARDVTSFIFRLEAVSAEEDRMGLNRSQTSHGAFDIFSSSSEVPPAEEAPRQPQPWQPQPQMVTNRGPAEGPARRAPVVHSGPVVGRNDPCPCGSGKKYKKCHGAAA, encoded by the coding sequence ATGCTGATATTAAGAGTTCTTGAGACTGTTTTTGGCTCAAAACAAAACCGCGACATGAAAAAGCTGCGGCCCGTGGTCGCCAAGGTCAATAGCTTCCGGGAAGCCATGGTTTCCTTGACCGATGACCAGCTCAAGGCAAAGACCGTTGAATTCAAAGAACGGCTTTCCAAAGGAGAAACGCTCGACGACATCCTGCCCGAGGCCTATGCCGTGTGCCGTGAGGCCACCCACCGGGTGCTCGGTGAGGGGCGCACCGTGTTCGATCCGGTTTTCAAAAAAGAAATCCCTTTCATGGCGCATTTCGACGTGCAGGTGATGGGCGCCATCGTGCTGCATCAGGGAAAGATCTCGGAAATGAAAACGGGAGAGGGAAAAACGCAGGTGGCCGCCATGGCTGCGTATCTCAATGCACTGTCCGGAAAGGGCGTCCATGTCGTCACGGTCAACGACTACCTTGCAAAGCGCGACAGCGAATGGATGGGAAAAATCCACACGTTTCTCGGCCTTACCGTGGGTTGCCTTGACAAGACCGAGCCGGGAACGCCTGAGCGGCGGCTGGCCTACGAATGCGACATCACCTACGGCACCAACAACGAGTACGGCTTCGATTACCTGCGTGACAACATGGCAAGCTCCCCCTCGCAGCTCGTGCAGCGCGAGCTCAACTTCGCCATCATCGACGAGGTGGACAACATCCTCATCGACGAGGCGCGCACACCGCTTATCATCTCGGGGCCCGTGACGAAATCCAACCGCGAATACGAGGAGCTCAAGCCGCGCGTGGAGCGGCTCGTGAACGCCCAGGCCCAGCTCATCCAGAAGACCATCAACGAAATAGAGCAGCTGGTGGGCAAGGAGGGCAAGGAATACGAGCTCGGGTACAAGCTGTTCGTGGTGAAACGGGGTGCGCCGAAAAACAAGAAGCTGATCAAGCTGCTCAAAGAGGAGGGCGTCTCTGCGTACATGAAGCAGGTCGAGACCGACTATCTGCGTGAAAAGAAACTTTACGAAATAGACGAGGAGCTGTTCTACACCATCGATGAGTCAGGCCACAGCGCCGAGATGACCGAAAAGGGACGGGCGCTCGTGTCGCAATCCAACCCTGATTTCTTTATAGTTCCTGATCTCTCTGATCTCATTCACAAGATCGATACCGACGCCGCGCTCACGCCGCTTGAAAAATCGGAAAAGCGCGACGAGGTGCACCGGATGCACGCGGAGCGCTCGGAGCGCATCCATTGCGTGAGCCAGCTCCTGCGCGCGTACTCGCTGTTCGAGCTCGACGTCGACTACGTGGTGCAGGACGACCAGATCCTCATCGTCGACGAGTTCACGGGCCGCATCCTGCACGGCAGGCGTTGGAGCGAAGGGCTCCACCAGGCCGTGGAGGCAAAGGAAGGCGTGAAGGTGGCGGGCGAGAACCAGACGCTCGCCACCATCACCTTCCAGAATTTTTTCAAAATGTACACGAAAATCTCCGGCATGACCGGCACGGCCATCACCGAAGCGGGCGAGTTCAACGAGATTTACAAGCTCGACGTGGTCACGGTGCCCACGTACCGTCCCATGCGACGTGACGATTTCGAGGATGAGATCTACCGCACGCACCGCGAGAAATACGCGGCGGTGGTCAAGGACATCACCGAGTTGCACGAAAAAGGGCGGCCGGTGCTGGTGGGGACGACCTCGATAGAAAAGTCTGAATTGTTAAGCAAGCTCCTGCTGCGCGCCGGCATCCAACATGAGGTGCTCAACGCCAAACAGCACGCCAAGGAGGCGCAGATCGTGGCCCAGGCCGGAAGAAAAGGGGCGGTCACCATCGCCACGAACATGGCGGGCCGCGGCACCGACATCGTGCTCGGCGGCAACTTCGAGGCCCTCGCGAACAACGAACTGTTCAAGGAAGGCATCGCGATCGACGACCTGACGCTCGAGGAAAAGCGCCGGCGTTTTGCCAAGCTCCACAAGGAACTCGAGGAGGAGCACAGCAAAGTGGTGGAGGCCGGAGGGCTCCATATCGTGGGAACCGAACGACACGAGGCGCGGCGCATCGACAACCAGCTGCGCGGCCGCTCGGGCAGGCAGGGCGACCCGGGCTCATCGAAATTCTATCTTTCCCTCGATGACGACCTGATGCGCATTTTCGGCTCTGAGCGCATCGCGAGGATCATGGACCGGCTCGGCGCACAGGAAGGCGAAGTGATCTCGCATCCGTTTGTGACGCGTGCCATCGGCAACGCGCAGAAGCGCGTGGAGGCGCGCAACTTCGAGATCCGCAAGCACCTCAAGGAATACGACGACGTCATGAACCTCCAGCGCAAGGAGATTTACGGCCTGCGCCAGCGGATCCTCAAAGGCGAGGACATTAAGGAGGAAATCCTTGACCAGCTCGCCGGAACGCTTGAGGACATCATCTACAAGCACACGGGCGACGGCAAGCACCCCGAGTCCTGGAACCTGCACGACCTCGATAAGGAACTGCAAACCTCCATGGGTGTCACGTTTCTGCCAGCCGAAAGTGCGCCGCCGCCGTCGAGCCAGGACACCCTGTTCGACGAGATCTGGAAACTGGTCAAGGCGCGCTACGAGGACAAGGAGCAGCGCCTCACCCCGCAGATCATGCGCCAGTTCGAGCGCGGCGTGTGCCTCATGGTGATCGACAACCTGTGGAAAGATCACCTTTACGAAATGGACCACCTCAAGGGCGGGGTGCAGTACCGCGCCTACGGTCAGAAAAACCCGCTTTACGAATACCAGAAGGAAGGAATGAAGATGTTCGAGGAACTGCGCGCCAGCATCGCGCGCGACGTCACCTCGTTCATTTTCCGCCTTGAGGCGGTGAGTGCCGAGGAAGACCGCATGGGCCTCAACCGCAGCCAGACTTCCCACGGTGCATTCGATATTTTTTCCTCGTCGAGCGAGGTGCCGCCCGCCGAGGAAGCGCCGCGACAGCCGCAACCATGGCAGCCGCAGCCGCAGATGGTCACCAACCGCGGCCCGGCCGAAGGTCCTGCACGACGTGCGCCCGTGGTACATTCCGGCCCCGTGGTGGGCCGCAACGACCCGTGCCCTTGCGGCAGCGGGAAGAAATACAAGAAATGCCATGGTGCCGCGGCATAA
- the tmk gene encoding dTMP kinase: MKGLFVTFEGIDGCGKSTQVDAARRGLEQKGIACTVTREPGGAAISEQVREILLSPGHHEMCNACEVLLYLAARAQHVHEKIAPALDKGAVVLCDRFMDATFAYQSFGRGIPLDLLFTMNDFATGGIAPALTFVFDVDVETAFGRLAKAKKTPDRLEQSGREFYEKVRRGYRALASRFSRRIVVLDGAAPAEELSARVLANIMQRLPGKQ, encoded by the coding sequence ATGAAGGGCCTGTTTGTAACCTTTGAGGGCATTGACGGGTGCGGCAAGAGCACCCAGGTTGACGCGGCGCGACGCGGCCTTGAACAGAAAGGAATCGCGTGTACCGTGACGCGCGAGCCGGGTGGCGCTGCGATAAGCGAACAGGTGCGCGAGATTCTTCTTTCACCCGGCCACCATGAAATGTGCAATGCCTGCGAAGTGCTTTTGTACCTTGCCGCACGCGCCCAACACGTGCATGAGAAGATCGCGCCTGCGCTTGACAAGGGTGCAGTGGTGCTGTGCGACCGGTTCATGGACGCCACGTTCGCGTACCAGAGCTTCGGCCGCGGAATTCCCCTCGACCTGCTTTTCACCATGAACGATTTTGCCACCGGCGGCATTGCGCCCGCCCTGACCTTCGTGTTCGATGTCGATGTCGAAACCGCCTTCGGCCGGCTCGCAAAAGCGAAAAAAACGCCGGACCGGCTCGAACAGAGCGGAAGGGAATTCTACGAAAAAGTCCGCAGGGGCTATCGGGCGCTTGCCTCCCGTTTTTCCCGGAGAATCGTGGTGCTCGACGGCGCCGCGCCCGCAGAGGAACTCTCGGCCCGCGTGCTCGCGAACATCATGCAGCGGCTGCCCGGAAAGCAATGA
- a CDS encoding S41 family peptidase — protein MKNNSEKDRKTLAGRIPVFGVIVLIVVIAGLAFDVTRADNDNFYKDTQRFDQVFLTIHQKYVEAIDSKKLIDSAIDGMLRILDPHSNYFEKKQYDELMIATEGKFGGLGIQISIRDKVLTVMTPIPGTPAERAGIQTGDQILKINGKSTEGITIDEAVSKLRGAPDTDVMITIRRRGEAKDLEYKITRAIIQIKPVPFYGVFGDGIGYLVLKTFSQDAGPEVEKALRELLKHNIKGIVFDLRYNPGGLLQQAVEVAEKFLARNSLVVYTRGRMASQNAEYPAQSGPVVPADIPLVVLVNGASASASEIVAGAIQDWDRGLIVGDTTFGKGSVQTVLPIDDVNHLKLTTAYYYTPSGRCINRPENGLRGGKKALEDEGEEGEKDTAAESNAKKAVRDTATYRTKNQRIVYGGGGIIPDTVIQFKFPAYVIRSLLIKDAFFSFANTEYPKLQARHVKIDEKFTVNEALLKDFYHYLDSVNFKYQSYAQMAFDDFKSRTGISDSAKDTTRKSSADSAAPLFQKKPEWTKDEIELLRKISQQMGKVLTEENKREFTKSEGDVRTFIREALMERALGQDNEVIYRQKLMEDDQFKGALSIIANRDVYSRLLKPKGK, from the coding sequence ATGAAGAATAATTCCGAAAAAGACAGGAAAACGCTTGCGGGCAGGATCCCCGTGTTCGGCGTGATCGTACTCATCGTCGTTATCGCGGGCCTTGCCTTTGATGTGACCAGGGCCGATAATGACAATTTTTACAAGGACACCCAGCGGTTTGACCAGGTGTTCCTCACCATTCACCAGAAATATGTCGAGGCCATCGACTCGAAAAAACTCATCGACAGCGCCATTGACGGCATGCTCAGGATCCTCGATCCGCACAGCAATTATTTCGAGAAGAAGCAGTACGACGAGCTGATGATCGCGACCGAGGGAAAATTCGGCGGCCTGGGCATCCAGATCTCAATCCGCGACAAGGTGCTCACCGTGATGACGCCCATTCCCGGGACGCCCGCCGAGCGCGCCGGCATCCAGACGGGTGACCAGATCCTCAAGATAAACGGGAAATCAACCGAAGGCATCACGATCGACGAGGCGGTGAGCAAGCTGCGCGGCGCCCCCGATACTGACGTCATGATCACGATCCGCAGGAGAGGCGAGGCCAAGGATCTCGAGTATAAAATCACCCGCGCCATCATACAGATAAAGCCCGTGCCTTTTTACGGCGTATTCGGCGATGGCATCGGTTACCTGGTTCTCAAGACGTTTTCGCAGGACGCAGGCCCTGAGGTGGAGAAGGCGCTCAGAGAGCTGCTCAAACACAACATCAAGGGAATCGTGTTCGACCTACGGTATAACCCCGGCGGGCTGCTCCAGCAGGCGGTTGAGGTGGCGGAGAAATTCCTCGCCCGCAATTCGCTCGTGGTCTATACAAGGGGCCGCATGGCCTCGCAGAACGCCGAATATCCGGCTCAGTCCGGCCCGGTGGTGCCGGCCGATATCCCGCTCGTGGTGCTGGTCAACGGCGCGAGTGCGAGCGCGTCCGAAATCGTCGCGGGCGCTATCCAGGACTGGGACCGGGGGCTCATCGTGGGAGACACCACCTTCGGCAAGGGCTCGGTGCAGACCGTTTTGCCGATTGACGACGTTAACCACCTTAAGCTCACCACCGCATACTATTACACCCCATCGGGACGCTGCATCAACAGGCCGGAAAACGGATTGCGGGGCGGAAAAAAGGCCCTTGAGGACGAGGGCGAGGAGGGCGAAAAAGACACGGCCGCCGAAAGCAATGCCAAGAAAGCGGTCAGGGACACCGCGACCTACCGGACGAAAAACCAGCGCATCGTGTACGGCGGCGGCGGCATCATTCCCGACACCGTCATCCAATTCAAATTTCCAGCGTATGTGATCCGCTCGCTCCTCATCAAGGACGCGTTCTTCTCATTTGCCAACACCGAGTATCCCAAGCTTCAGGCCAGGCACGTCAAGATTGACGAGAAATTCACCGTGAACGAGGCGCTGCTCAAGGACTTTTACCATTACCTCGACTCGGTCAATTTCAAATATCAGAGCTATGCCCAGATGGCATTCGACGATTTTAAGTCCCGCACCGGCATCAGCGATTCGGCGAAGGACACCACGCGCAAGTCCTCGGCCGATTCCGCCGCGCCCTTGTTCCAGAAAAAGCCGGAATGGACAAAAGATGAAATCGAACTGCTTCGAAAGATCTCGCAGCAGATGGGGAAGGTGCTTACCGAAGAGAACAAGCGCGAATTCACCAAAAGCGAGGGCGATGTCCGTACGTTTATTAGGGAGGCGCTGATGGAGCGCGCCTTGGGTCAGGACAACGAAGTCATCTATCGCCAAAAGCTCATGGAAGACGACCAGTTCAAGGGTGCGTTATCGATCATTGCGAACAGGGATGTTTATTCCCGGTTGCTCAAGCCAAAGGGAAAATGA